CAGTTCTCCGGTCAGGGTGCGTGCATGGTTGAGCGAACAGCCATACTGTGCCATGAACCGCTCCCTGCGTGCATCGGGAAGCTCTGGGAGGGAGATGCCTGCAACCCATGACTGGACGTGGAGCGGGCGAAGGTCCGGCTCCGGGAAGTACCGGTAGTCATGCTCCTGTTCCTTGGAGCGCGCGGACTGGGTAATACCCCTCGCCTCCAGGAAATGGCGGGTCTCGCGGTCGACTTTTAAGCCCCGGCGGAGCAGGTTCTTCTGCCGTGTGACCTCGAAATTAAGGGCTTTTTCAACGCCCTTGTAAGAGGTGATGTTTTTTACCTCAACGCGCTCGCTGCCCACAATCGAGATGTTGGCATCGACACGGAGCGATCCCTCCTTCTCGCTGTCAAATACCCCGAGATACTCGAGAGTCGCCCGGAGTTTGTTTAGGAATTTACGGGCTTCTTTGGGCGAGCGCATGTCCGGTTCTGATACGATCTCGATGAGAGGGATGCCGGCACGGTTGTAGTCGACAAGCGAATACCGGCCCCGCTCCGCATTGCCCATGTGCACGAGCCTGCCGGGGTCTTCCTCGACATGGATCCGGGTAAGGCGGACGCGCCTCTCCCCCCCTTCGTCCCCTTCGATCTCAAGGTACCCGCCCTCTGCGAGCGGTTTGTCGTACTGGGTGATCTGGTACGCCTTGTCAAGGTCGGGGTAGAAATAGTTCTTGCGCGAGAACTCCGATTCGAAAAGGACGGCGCAGTTGAGCGCTTTGGCCACCCGCATCGCGTACTCGATCGCCTTTTTGTTGAGCACCGGCATCGAGCCGGGGAGCCCGAGGCAGACCGGGCAGGTGTGTGTATTTGGGCCGTCGTTGCGGTAATCAGTGGAGCACCCGCAGAAGAGCTTGCTCTTTGTGTCAAGCTGGCAGTGCACCTCCAGCCCGACAATGACCTGCGTGTGGGGTTCGGTCATAAGCCCACCGCCTGCTCGTATGCATATGCGACATCGATGACACGCTCGTCCTCAAACGGTTTGCCCATGATCTGGAGCCCGACCGGCATTCCTTCGGATTTCCCGCACGGCACGGATATTGCAGGGATGCCGGCAAGGTTTGCCGGTACCGTGAGGATATCGGCTAAGTACATCGAGAGCGGGTCGCTTTTTTCTCCGAGTCTGAACGCGACCGTGGGCATCGTCGGCCCGGCGATCACGTCCACTCCGGAAAAGATCCGGGAAAAATCCTTTCTGATGTTCTCGCGGGCGATCTGCGCTTTCGCATAATACTTACCGTAATATCCCGACGAAAGAGCGAACGTGCCAAGCATGATCCGGCGACGCACTTCAGTGCCAAACCTCGCCCTGCGCACGTCCTGGTACGCGTCGTGCCATGATCTCTTCGTATCTGCGGCCGGGCCGTACCGCACGCCATCGAACCGGGCGAGGTTGGAGCTCGCTTCGCTGGTACAGGTTACATAATAGGCAGCAAGGGCGTACTCCATTGAGGGGATGCTGCAGGGCACGGCTGTTGCGCCGAGTTCTTCGAGCCTGAAGATAGCACGTTTTGTGATTTCTGCGACCCCTTTATCGACTCCCTCCCCGAAATATTCCTGTGGGACACCGATTTTTAAGCCTTTGATATCAGCAGACGGGGTGTGGGTATAGGGCTTTGCATAGGACGTGGTGTCCCGGCGGTCATGCCCGGCGATCACCTGCATGAGCAGCGAGACGTCATGCACGTTCTTTGCCATAGGGCCGATCTGTTCGAGCGAGTTTGCATACGCAATAAGCCCGTACCGCGATACCCTGCCATATGTCGGTTTGAGCCCCACGATGCCGCAGAATGCAGCCGGGCAGCGGATTGACCCGCCGGTATCTGTGCCCAGCGCCATGCGGACCATCCCGGCTGCGACTGCTGCGGCGCTTCCTCCGGATGATCCACCGGGAACGCGGGTTGTATCGCAGGGATTGAGGGTAGGGCCAAAGGCTGAGTTCTCCGTTGTCGTCCCCATGCCAAACTCGTCCATATTGGTCTTGCCTGCAACCGCGGCGCCGGACTGCCTGAGAAGGCCAACAACATGCGCATCATAGGGAGGGATATACCCTTTAAGGATCTTTGAGGCGCAGGTGGTCTCGATCCCCTGTGTGGAAATATTATCCTTTACCGCAACAGCGATGCCGCCGAGTTTTCCATCGCAGTGCGGGGCTTTGTTACAGGTGGTGAGGAACGCATTGTACCGGTCATCGGGTTCAAACGTGATCTCATGCGCCGCCACTACATCACCCGCGGAGCTTTGACAAAACCGTCTTCCTTTGCGGCGGCATTCTTCAGTGCGTCTTCCTGCAGAAGGGAAGGTTCGACAATGTCATCGCGCATCACGTTTGAGAGGTCACAGGCGACCTTCCCGTCCCCCTGCACCCGGTCAAGCACGTCAAAATAGTCAAGTATTTCGTTGAACCGGGCTGTAAAATCCCCCAGTTCTCCGGTATTGATGCCGATGTCGGCAAGCCCTGCGATATGCTGTACTTCTTTTTCAGTGACCATGTTCCACCCTGCTGATGTGGTCTATGTAATCTTGCATGGACGTTTTATAACCATTTTTACGGGCAAGCTTCTGCAGCACCTTCCAGACCCCGCTCCCGTATTGCATTGCTTTCTTCCCGTACCATGCGAGTTCTGCGGGAATATGGCGCTCTGCGACCGTTCTTAAGGGGATCTTCCGCCGGCCCCCCTGCACTTTTTCAGAAGCGGGGATCGCAAGCGCAGCGCGCACCACCCGCATATCAAGGTAGGGCATGGAGAGGTACGTGCCATGGAGTGCGGCAACAGACTGGTCCCGTGCAGCCTGTCCCTCAAGCCCCGCAACATCGCGGGTGAGGTCATCGGAAAGTGCGGTACTTTTTAGGTATCGCTTATATCCCCCGAAGAGTTCGTCTGCTCCCTGTCCGGTGATGATGCGCCCGAATCCCTGCTCTCCTGCCCGGCGGGCGATGAAGTACTGGGTGAGCGCGATGCCCGTGCTGACAGGTTCCTTGTCCGGGATTGTAGATACCACTATAGGAAGAGCATCCTCAATCTCCTGCGGGGTAATCTCCACGTATGTGCAGGAAAGCCCGAGCAGGTCAGCTGCATGCCGGGCCTGCCGGAGGTCGTGGGAACCCGCGAGGCCGACAGCAATGCATTCGCGCCCGGCAAGTTTCGCGATAAGTGATGAGTCAACCCCCCCCGAGAGCGCCGTCACTCCTTCATCGCTGCGAAGGCTGACTGCGGTGATGATCGCCTGTTCCAGCGGCATTTCCGGAAATATCGGGTTGATGATGCCATGTTTCTCTCCATTGCAGAGAATAGTCCCTTTCGGGCAGTCACCCTGCATCATCCCGAAGTGGTCCCGGGCGCGGCAGGTGCCCCAGGAGAGAAAAAACTCCCCCCCGAAACGGGTGATGGCATCGGGATCATCTGATATGATCGCTTCGATTTCCGGTGCTGTTATGCGACGCCCGTCGAGCTCGACCCAGCCTTTGACCTGCAATGGACTCATGAAGACGGATCATTATTGGACGAACTCATTCAAGAGCTCTGCGATTGATCGCGATGCTTAATGGATCTTCGCGTCAGTCCGGAACTCCAAAAAAAATGCGCGACTCTTTAAGAATTGGTTCAGCATACACTAATTATCTGAGCTTTCCCATGCATGCGATCGTCCTTGGCACCCGCCCCGAGATCATCAAGATGTCGCCGGTTATCCGGGCCTGCGAACAGCGGGGCGAGGACTATTTCATCCTCCATACCGGCCAGCATTACTCGTTTGAAATGGACCGGGTCTTCTTTGAAGAACTCGGGCTCCCAAAGCCTTTATTCAACCTCGACGTAGGCTCCGGGAGCCACGCAGTGCAGACCGGGGCGATCCTTGCCGGCGCCGAGAAAGTGTTTCATAAACATAAACCCGGCGTAGTACTTGTGCAGGGCGACACCAACACCGTCCTTGCCGGTGCACTTGCCGCATCAAAAAGCTATGTGAGGGGCGCTGCAGGGCTACCCATCAAGATTGGGCATGTTGAAGCGGGCCTGCGCAGTTTTGACCGCAGGATGCCCGAGGAGATCAACCGGGTCCTCACCGACCACATCTCCGATTTCCTGTTTGCACCTACAAAAACAGCAGAGAATAATCTGGTACTGGAGGGTATCGGAAAGGAGAGGATCTTTGTTGTTGGCAACACTATTGTCGATGCGGTCCGCCAGAACCTTGCAATCGCAAAAAAGAAAATTGATATTGTCAAATCGCTGGGTTTGCAGAAGAACAGGTATTTCCTTGTCACTCTCCACCGGCAGGAGAACGTGGA
Above is a genomic segment from Methanoregula sp. containing:
- the gatC gene encoding Asp-tRNA(Asn)/Glu-tRNA(Gln) amidotransferase subunit GatC translates to MVTEKEVQHIAGLADIGINTGELGDFTARFNEILDYFDVLDRVQGDGKVACDLSNVMRDDIVEPSLLQEDALKNAAAKEDGFVKAPRVM
- the gatA gene encoding Asp-tRNA(Asn)/Glu-tRNA(Gln) amidotransferase subunit GatA, with product MAAHEITFEPDDRYNAFLTTCNKAPHCDGKLGGIAVAVKDNISTQGIETTCASKILKGYIPPYDAHVVGLLRQSGAAVAGKTNMDEFGMGTTTENSAFGPTLNPCDTTRVPGGSSGGSAAAVAAGMVRMALGTDTGGSIRCPAAFCGIVGLKPTYGRVSRYGLIAYANSLEQIGPMAKNVHDVSLLMQVIAGHDRRDTTSYAKPYTHTPSADIKGLKIGVPQEYFGEGVDKGVAEITKRAIFRLEELGATAVPCSIPSMEYALAAYYVTCTSEASSNLARFDGVRYGPAADTKRSWHDAYQDVRRARFGTEVRRRIMLGTFALSSGYYGKYYAKAQIARENIRKDFSRIFSGVDVIAGPTMPTVAFRLGEKSDPLSMYLADILTVPANLAGIPAISVPCGKSEGMPVGLQIMGKPFEDERVIDVAYAYEQAVGL
- a CDS encoding asparagine synthase C-terminal domain-containing protein, translating into MSPLQVKGWVELDGRRITAPEIEAIISDDPDAITRFGGEFFLSWGTCRARDHFGMMQGDCPKGTILCNGEKHGIINPIFPEMPLEQAIITAVSLRSDEGVTALSGGVDSSLIAKLAGRECIAVGLAGSHDLRQARHAADLLGLSCTYVEITPQEIEDALPIVVSTIPDKEPVSTGIALTQYFIARRAGEQGFGRIITGQGADELFGGYKRYLKSTALSDDLTRDVAGLEGQAARDQSVAALHGTYLSMPYLDMRVVRAALAIPASEKVQGGRRKIPLRTVAERHIPAELAWYGKKAMQYGSGVWKVLQKLARKNGYKTSMQDYIDHISRVEHGH
- the gatB gene encoding Asp-tRNA(Asn)/Glu-tRNA(Gln) amidotransferase subunit GatB, encoding MTEPHTQVIVGLEVHCQLDTKSKLFCGCSTDYRNDGPNTHTCPVCLGLPGSMPVLNKKAIEYAMRVAKALNCAVLFESEFSRKNYFYPDLDKAYQITQYDKPLAEGGYLEIEGDEGGERRVRLTRIHVEEDPGRLVHMGNAERGRYSLVDYNRAGIPLIEIVSEPDMRSPKEARKFLNKLRATLEYLGVFDSEKEGSLRVDANISIVGSERVEVKNITSYKGVEKALNFEVTRQKNLLRRGLKVDRETRHFLEARGITQSARSKEQEHDYRYFPEPDLRPLHVQSWVAGISLPELPDARRERFMAQYGCSLNHARTLTGELRLANFYEKVVAADPNGLAAPAATWIADTLIGELNYRDMSLDSVDTQNFTRLIRLLKDGTITDKSGIEVLRVMLDQLHDKEPSEPPEAIVARLNLEKTAGDAGALAGIILEVIAENQKAVEDYRNGKNGALNFLVGQAMKKTRGRSDPGELNRLIVGSLKKEGE
- the wecB gene encoding UDP-N-acetylglucosamine 2-epimerase (non-hydrolyzing), giving the protein MHAIVLGTRPEIIKMSPVIRACEQRGEDYFILHTGQHYSFEMDRVFFEELGLPKPLFNLDVGSGSHAVQTGAILAGAEKVFHKHKPGVVLVQGDTNTVLAGALAASKSYVRGAAGLPIKIGHVEAGLRSFDRRMPEEINRVLTDHISDFLFAPTKTAENNLVLEGIGKERIFVVGNTIVDAVRQNLAIAKKKIDIVKSLGLQKNRYFLVTLHRQENVDDKRRLAGILEGLNCISGEHGLPLIFPVHPRTEKMIRTFKLSTRGIQTIKPLGFLEFLQLESQARLALTDSGGVQEEACILGVPCVTIRDSTERPETVDVGANIVAGFETDSIVNAAQKMLEGKRKWANPFGDGKTGERILDILARNTA